In Brienomyrus brachyistius isolate T26 unplaced genomic scaffold, BBRACH_0.4 scaffold44, whole genome shotgun sequence, the following are encoded in one genomic region:
- the mpc2b gene encoding mitochondrial pyruvate carrier 2b codes for MAFVGLRATYHRTLDKIEHMLPAKLRPFYNHPAGPRTVFFWAPVCKWGLVMAGLADMTRPAEKLSTSQSAVLTATGFIWSRYSLVIIPKNWFLFAVNFFVGAAGSSQLFRIWRYNQQLNRTGQNVS; via the exons ATGGCTTTCGTCGGACTGAGAGCTACTTATCACAGGACCTTGGACAAGATTGAGCACATGCTACCGGCTAAACTGAGACCCTTCTACAACCACCCAGCAG GACCCAGGACTGTATTTTTCTGGGCTCCGGTCTGCAAATGG GGCCTGGTTATGGCCGGCCTGGCAGACATGACTCGGCCTGCGGAGAAACTCAGCACGTCCCAGTCTGCAGTCCTGACCGCAACAG GATTCATTTGGTCCCGCTACTCATTGGTCATCATTCCCAAGAACTGGTTCCTCTTTGCTGTCAATTTCTTTGTGGGAGCTGCGGGCAGTTCCCAGCTCTTCAGAATCTGGAG GTATAATCAGCAGCTGAACAGGACGGGGCAGAATGTTTCATAA